A single window of Nocardioides kongjuensis DNA harbors:
- a CDS encoding metal ABC transporter ATP-binding protein yields MSVVPAVEVRDASVALGGRPVLRGIDVAVVPGDFVALMGANGSGKSTLVRAMVGLRPLISGEVRLFGTPLDEYDAWSRIGYVPQRATAGSGVPASVWEVVAAGRLTRRRLLRPLSKLDRAAIDEALEVVGLADRRRDAVTNLSGGQQQRVLIARALAGEPELFFLDEPTAGVDLPNQQVLADTLRRLKERGATIVLVAHELGPLAPLVDRAVVLRDGRVAYDGAALRDHEVHQPWFAEPHTHHHHHDHVPHPSTPLGTEPHLPGDML; encoded by the coding sequence ATGAGCGTCGTCCCGGCGGTCGAGGTCCGCGACGCGAGCGTCGCGCTGGGCGGGCGGCCGGTGCTGCGGGGCATCGACGTGGCCGTCGTCCCCGGTGACTTCGTGGCCCTGATGGGCGCCAACGGCTCCGGCAAGTCCACCCTGGTGCGGGCGATGGTCGGCCTGCGGCCGCTCATCAGCGGCGAGGTGCGGCTGTTCGGCACCCCGCTGGACGAGTACGACGCGTGGAGCCGGATCGGCTACGTCCCCCAGCGCGCCACCGCCGGCTCCGGCGTCCCGGCCTCGGTGTGGGAGGTCGTCGCGGCCGGCCGGCTGACCCGGCGTCGGCTGCTGCGCCCGCTGTCCAAGCTCGACCGTGCCGCCATCGACGAGGCCCTCGAGGTCGTCGGGCTCGCCGACCGGCGCCGCGACGCGGTGACCAACCTGTCCGGCGGGCAGCAGCAGCGGGTGCTGATCGCCCGCGCCCTGGCCGGCGAGCCGGAGCTGTTCTTCCTCGACGAGCCGACCGCCGGGGTCGACCTGCCCAACCAGCAGGTGCTCGCCGACACGCTGCGCCGGCTCAAGGAGCGCGGCGCGACCATCGTGCTCGTCGCCCACGAGCTCGGGCCGCTGGCGCCGCTCGTCGACCGGGCCGTGGTGCTCCGCGACGGCCGGGTGGCCTACGACGGCGCCGCGCTGCGCGACCACGAGGTGCACCAGCCCTGGTTCGCCGAACCGCACACGCACCACCACCATCACGACCACGTGCCGCACCCGTCGACGCCGTTGGGGACCGAGCCGCACCTGCCGGGAGACATGCTGTGA
- a CDS encoding metal ABC transporter substrate-binding protein encodes MRLSSGLVTLSAVALAGPLLGGCSAFSDPADDGKVTVAAAFYPLAYVSERVTEGTGARVDLLTQPGTEPHDLELTIKETADLADADLVVYESGFQPAVDDAVEQNATGATLDATKVVDPVPFEEHADEHADESDHAEEGEHHDHGDLDPHFWQDPVRVAELADAVAGKLADVDSAHADRYRANAEELRADLTSLDEAYTAGLADCERDTIVVSHDAFGYLEKYGLHVASIVGLSPDAEPTGAVLGELQELIKTEGITTVFSEPLKPALGESFAADLGLTNGVLDPVEGLTDATADEDYLSLMKNNLATLRTANGCR; translated from the coding sequence ATGCGCTTGTCTTCCGGCCTCGTCACCCTGTCCGCCGTCGCCCTCGCCGGCCCGCTCCTCGGGGGCTGCTCGGCGTTCAGCGACCCGGCCGACGACGGCAAGGTCACGGTGGCCGCGGCGTTCTACCCGCTGGCGTACGTCTCCGAGCGGGTCACCGAGGGCACCGGCGCACGGGTGGACCTGCTCACCCAGCCGGGGACCGAGCCGCACGACCTCGAGCTCACCATCAAGGAGACCGCGGACCTGGCGGACGCCGACCTGGTCGTCTACGAGTCGGGCTTCCAGCCGGCCGTCGACGACGCCGTCGAGCAGAACGCGACCGGCGCGACGCTGGACGCCACGAAGGTGGTCGACCCGGTCCCGTTCGAGGAGCACGCCGACGAGCACGCCGACGAGTCGGACCACGCGGAGGAGGGCGAGCACCACGACCACGGCGACCTCGACCCGCACTTCTGGCAGGACCCGGTCCGCGTCGCCGAGCTGGCCGACGCCGTCGCAGGCAAGCTCGCCGACGTCGACTCCGCGCACGCGGACCGCTACCGCGCCAACGCCGAGGAGCTGCGCGCCGACCTCACCTCGCTGGACGAGGCCTACACCGCTGGTCTGGCCGACTGCGAGCGTGACACCATCGTGGTGTCCCACGACGCGTTCGGCTACCTGGAGAAGTACGGCCTGCACGTCGCCTCGATCGTGGGCCTCTCCCCCGACGCCGAGCCGACCGGCGCGGTCCTCGGGGAGCTGCAGGAGCTCATCAAGACGGAAGGCATCACGACGGTGTTCAGCGAGCCGCTCAAGCCGGCGCTCGGGGAGAGCTTCGCCGCCGACCTCGGCCTGACCAACGGGGTCCTCGACCCGGTCGAGGGGCTGACCGACGCGACCGCCGACGAGGACTACCTGTCGCTGATGAAGAACAACCTCGCGACCCTGCGCACCGCGAACGGATGCCGATGA
- a CDS encoding antibiotic biosynthesis monooxygenase family protein → MLVVNRFRAGQDPAGLRAELELVHGLLAGQTGYVDGWVGRNLDDPDLWTLTTRWVNVGAYRRALSTYDLKLHGVPVLSRAVDEPGAYEVVEPGGVLNVVEPRVT, encoded by the coding sequence GTGCTCGTCGTGAACCGCTTCCGCGCAGGGCAGGACCCGGCCGGTCTCCGGGCCGAGCTCGAGCTCGTCCACGGACTCCTCGCCGGCCAGACCGGGTACGTCGACGGCTGGGTCGGCCGCAACCTGGACGACCCTGACCTGTGGACGCTGACCACCCGCTGGGTCAACGTCGGCGCCTACCGGCGCGCCCTGTCGACCTACGACCTCAAGCTGCACGGCGTGCCCGTGCTCAGCCGGGCCGTCGACGAGCCCGGCGCCTACGAGGTCGTGGAGCCCGGCGGAGTGCTGAACGTGGTGGAGCCTCGCGTAACCTAG
- a CDS encoding glycine--tRNA ligase: MAKPPPSTVDQVVSLAKRRGFVYPCGEIYGGTRSAWDYGPLGVELKENIKRQWWRSMVQSRDDVVGLDSSVILPRQTWEASGHVATFTDPLTECQSCHKRFRADHLQEAYAEKKGIEDPDTVPMSEIACPNCGSRGAWTEPRQFSGLLKTYLGVIEDESGLHYLRPETAQGIFLNFANVVTSQRMKPPFGIAQIGKSFRNEITPGNFIFRTREFEQMEMEFFVKPGEDEEWHQYWIDTRTKWYTDLGINPDNLRHYEHAKEKLSHYSKRTVDIEYRFRFAGSEWGELEGIANRTDFDLSTHAEASGKDLSYFDQASNTRYVPYVIEPAAGLSRSLMTFLVDAYAEDEAPNTKGGVDKRTVLRLDPRLAPVKAAVLPLSRNEDLTPKAKAVATELRALWNVDFDDAGAIGKRYRRQDEIGTPYCVTVDFDTLEDQAVTVRDRDTMSQERVSLSKLTSYFAERLVGC, encoded by the coding sequence GTGGCCAAGCCGCCCCCGTCCACCGTCGACCAGGTCGTCTCCCTCGCGAAGCGTCGAGGCTTCGTCTACCCCTGTGGCGAGATCTACGGCGGCACCCGCTCGGCCTGGGACTACGGCCCGCTGGGAGTGGAGCTCAAGGAGAACATCAAGCGCCAGTGGTGGCGCTCGATGGTGCAGAGCCGCGACGACGTGGTCGGCCTGGACTCCAGCGTGATCCTGCCGCGGCAGACCTGGGAGGCGTCGGGCCACGTCGCGACGTTCACCGACCCGCTGACCGAGTGCCAGTCGTGCCACAAGCGGTTCCGCGCCGACCACCTGCAGGAGGCGTACGCCGAGAAGAAGGGGATCGAGGACCCCGACACGGTCCCGATGTCCGAGATCGCCTGCCCCAACTGCGGCAGCCGTGGCGCCTGGACCGAGCCGCGCCAGTTCTCGGGCCTGCTCAAGACCTACCTCGGCGTCATCGAGGACGAGTCGGGCCTGCACTACCTGCGTCCCGAGACCGCGCAGGGCATCTTCCTCAACTTCGCCAACGTGGTGACCTCGCAGCGGATGAAGCCCCCGTTCGGCATCGCGCAGATCGGCAAGAGCTTCCGCAACGAGATCACGCCGGGCAACTTCATCTTCCGCACCCGCGAGTTCGAGCAGATGGAGATGGAGTTCTTCGTCAAGCCGGGTGAGGACGAGGAGTGGCACCAGTACTGGATCGACACCCGCACGAAGTGGTACACGGACCTCGGCATCAACCCCGACAACCTGCGCCACTACGAGCACGCCAAGGAGAAGCTGTCCCACTACTCCAAGCGGACCGTCGACATCGAGTACCGCTTCCGGTTCGCCGGCTCCGAGTGGGGTGAGCTCGAGGGCATCGCCAACCGCACCGACTTCGACCTGTCGACCCACGCCGAGGCGTCGGGCAAGGACCTGTCGTACTTCGACCAGGCCTCCAACACCCGCTACGTCCCCTACGTCATCGAGCCGGCAGCCGGTCTCTCGCGCAGCCTGATGACCTTCCTCGTCGACGCCTACGCCGAGGACGAGGCGCCCAACACCAAGGGCGGCGTCGACAAGCGGACCGTGCTGCGCCTCGACCCGCGCCTGGCCCCGGTCAAGGCCGCGGTGCTCCCGCTGAGCCGCAACGAGGACCTCACCCCGAAGGCCAAGGCCGTCGCGACCGAGCTGCGCGCCCTGTGGAACGTCGACTTCGACGACGCCGGCGCGATCGGCAAGCGCTACCGCCGTCAGGACGAGATCGGTACGCCGTACTGCGTCACCGTCGACTTCGACACCCTCGAGGACCAGGCCGTCACCGTGCGCGACCGCGACACCATGTCCCAGGAGCGGGTCTCGCTGTCCAAGCTGACCTCCTACTTCGCCGAGCGGCTCGTCGGATGCTGA